Proteins co-encoded in one Acidobacteriota bacterium genomic window:
- a CDS encoding UbiX family flavin prenyltransferase gives MEITLAITGASGTIYAQRTLQLLAASGVVETINLIMSGTAATVAQVEMGVNLKDPDAAKINAWLGLEAGSKIIRFWRLDNFAAKPSSGSNKQAGMIIVPCSMGTIGSIASGAGTNLVHRAADVCLKERRRLVLVPRETPYNAIHLENMLKLTHAGASILPASPGFYHRPKTIDDLVEHLCFRILDQFDIPHSKRSQWTGEEVKEEIP, from the coding sequence ATGGAAATTACACTTGCGATCACCGGTGCCTCGGGCACTATCTATGCACAACGAACCCTGCAGCTGCTCGCAGCGAGCGGCGTTGTGGAGACCATCAATCTCATCATGTCCGGCACGGCCGCGACCGTCGCCCAGGTCGAAATGGGCGTTAATCTAAAAGATCCTGACGCCGCGAAGATCAATGCGTGGCTCGGCCTCGAGGCCGGATCAAAGATCATCCGGTTCTGGCGGCTCGATAATTTTGCGGCGAAGCCTTCCTCCGGGTCGAATAAACAGGCCGGAATGATCATTGTGCCGTGTTCAATGGGAACGATAGGTTCGATCGCCTCGGGAGCCGGTACGAACCTCGTCCATCGGGCGGCGGATGTATGCCTAAAGGAACGGCGCAGGCTCGTCCTCGTCCCGCGTGAAACGCCCTACAATGCGATCCATCTCGAAAATATGCTCAAGCTCACGCACGCCGGAGCCAGCATTCTGCCTGCAAGTCCCGGCTTTTATCACCGGCCTAAGACAATCGACGACCTTGTAGAGCATCTATGCTTTCGCATCCTGGATCAGTTCGATATACCACATTCGAAGAGATCGCAGTGGACGGGCGAGGAAGTTAAGGAGGAGATCCCGTGA
- a CDS encoding SH3 domain-containing protein — protein sequence MKRSVSILFVLSILTICNAAQERYVKPVDEAAKDSSFLAFRTKLIAATERRDAKYVLSIVDPKIQLGFGGVDGIANFKRDWKLTSKNSRFWKEFLTVLKNGGTFEKGGTTTFMAPYTFTTWPEDLDAFDYQVIFGNNVNLRKQPNMNAEVIGKLSYNIVQIEPETIPKSGKSEYPEWWEIKTLGGQKGYVKNEFVRSSIDYRAGFTKKRGVWKMGFFLAGD from the coding sequence GTGAAAAGATCCGTTTCAATTTTGTTTGTGCTGTCAATTCTTACTATTTGTAATGCTGCCCAGGAAAGGTACGTAAAACCGGTAGATGAGGCGGCGAAAGACTCTTCGTTTCTGGCTTTCCGCACCAAACTGATCGCCGCCACGGAGCGGCGTGACGCGAAGTATGTCCTTTCGATCGTCGATCCAAAGATACAACTTGGCTTCGGCGGCGTTGACGGTATCGCAAACTTCAAACGCGACTGGAAGTTAACGTCTAAGAACAGCAGGTTCTGGAAGGAATTCTTGACGGTTCTCAAGAACGGCGGAACGTTCGAAAAAGGTGGAACGACGACATTCATGGCACCATATACTTTTACGACTTGGCCTGAGGATCTTGACGCTTTTGACTATCAGGTCATCTTTGGCAACAACGTGAATCTTCGCAAACAGCCCAACATGAATGCCGAGGTGATCGGCAAACTCTCGTACAATATCGTTCAGATCGAGCCTGAAACCATTCCTAAGAGCGGCAAGTCGGAATATCCCGAGTGGTGGGAGATTAAAACCCTGGGCGGGCAAAAGGGTTATGTGAAAAACGAATTTGTCCGCAGCAGCATTGATTACCGCGCCGGATTTACCAAGAAACGAGGTGTCTGGAAGATGGGCTTTTTCCTCGCGGGGGACTAA
- a CDS encoding class I SAM-dependent methyltransferase has translation MTDSVERFSNRVANYIKYRPHYPAAIIGYLAEKCGLTLDSVIADIGCGTGISSRIFLENGNRVIGIEPNAAMREAAVEYLAGFPEFELVDANSTDTSLPENSVDLVVAAQAFHWFEPEKTRTEFNRILKPGGHIVLIWNERQLDSTPFLVDYEAFLIKYAYDYGNVRHENIAGDQLSDFFRTEYAATTFPNHQDFDFDGIKGRMLSSSYMPNESDAVFDEMVKELDGLFAKHAENGRIRVLYDTNVYTSQV, from the coding sequence ATGACCGATTCCGTCGAAAGATTTTCTAACCGCGTTGCCAACTACATAAAATATCGTCCGCACTATCCGGCGGCGATCATCGGCTATTTGGCGGAAAAGTGTGGCCTGACGTTAGATTCGGTCATCGCCGATATCGGTTGTGGAACCGGCATTTCATCCAGGATATTCCTCGAAAACGGGAACCGCGTTATCGGAATTGAGCCAAACGCCGCGATGCGTGAGGCGGCTGTCGAATATCTCGCTGGCTTTCCTGAATTCGAGCTTGTCGACGCAAACTCGACGGACACATCGCTTCCAGAAAACTCGGTCGACCTCGTCGTTGCGGCCCAGGCATTTCACTGGTTCGAGCCGGAGAAAACTCGCACCGAATTTAACCGAATTCTCAAACCCGGCGGCCATATCGTGCTGATCTGGAACGAGCGGCAGCTCGATTCCACCCCATTTTTGGTGGACTACGAGGCATTCCTCATCAAATACGCTTACGATTACGGCAATGTTCGTCACGAGAATATCGCTGGAGATCAATTATCGGATTTCTTTCGAACGGAATACGCCGCCACGACATTTCCAAATCATCAGGATTTCGATTTCGATGGAATTAAAGGCCGTATGCTGTCGTCTTCCTACATGCCGAACGAGTCCGATGCTGTTTTCGACGAGATGGTCAAAGAGTTAGACGGCCTATTTGCCAAACACGCTGAAAACGGTAGAATAAGGGTTTTGTACGACACCAATGTGTACACCTCCCAGGTTTAG
- a CDS encoding ABC transporter substrate-binding protein translates to MPVNANETPGKRTITVAHSPDSDDAFMFYGLATNKLETPGLKFEHTLKDIQTLNEDAKNGVFDVTAVSFHAYAYIADKYALLPHGASIGDKYGPIVVSKEPKKAEDIGKMKIAVPGELTSAYLALKIYNADFEHVVVPFDEIIDTVLKGDVDAGLLIHEGQLFYHQLGLYKVLDLGEWWHEKTSLPLPMGGNVIRRDLGPELMKEVSKYLHASIAYSMENREDALAYAMQFARDMQPELADRFVAMWVNDLTLDYGDRGREAVRLLLDEGHKAGIIPHRVQIDFVD, encoded by the coding sequence ATGCCAGTAAACGCTAACGAAACTCCCGGAAAACGGACCATCACTGTTGCTCATTCGCCCGATTCGGATGATGCTTTCATGTTTTATGGGCTTGCTACAAACAAGCTTGAGACCCCAGGCCTGAAGTTTGAGCACACGCTCAAGGATATTCAAACGCTCAACGAAGATGCCAAAAACGGCGTCTTTGATGTGACGGCCGTTTCCTTCCACGCTTACGCGTACATCGCGGACAAATACGCACTGTTGCCGCACGGAGCAAGCATCGGTGATAAATATGGCCCGATCGTTGTGTCGAAAGAACCCAAAAAAGCCGAAGACATCGGCAAAATGAAGATCGCGGTTCCCGGTGAACTGACGAGTGCATATCTCGCGCTCAAGATCTATAACGCCGATTTTGAACACGTCGTCGTCCCGTTTGACGAGATCATCGACACAGTTTTGAAGGGCGATGTCGACGCAGGTTTGCTCATCCACGAAGGCCAGCTTTTCTATCATCAGTTGGGCTTGTATAAGGTTCTCGATCTCGGCGAATGGTGGCATGAGAAAACTTCGCTGCCGCTCCCAATGGGCGGTAACGTCATCCGCCGCGACCTTGGTCCGGAATTGATGAAAGAAGTTTCGAAATACCTGCACGCCAGCATTGCCTACTCGATGGAGAACCGCGAGGACGCGCTTGCATATGCGATGCAGTTCGCACGCGATATGCAGCCGGAGCTTGCCGATCGATTCGTCGCGATGTGGGTCAATGACCTGACGCTCGACTACGGCGACCGCGGCCGCGAGGCCGTCCGGCTATTGCTCGATGAGGGCCACAAGGCAGGCATCATTCCTCACAGAGTGCAGATCGACTTTGTTGATTAA
- a CDS encoding 1-acyl-sn-glycerol-3-phosphate acyltransferase has translation MANEYLEAVEQNQKLTFPVQKSNKSSLAGKIRYWWSWFVACSLLLFIATPALLFLWIINRRMWLYPLAQWGARTWLHACGATVKVTGQENIDPNRSYVFASNHRSYLDTATLFFYAGQKMGLVAKAELLKAPVLGQGMGFVNIIAIDRSNPERAVASMKKAREVMDDGYSFGVFVEGTRGMPGELLPFKKGAFHLALQTGSAIVPVAIKNSDWMMGKRTGVAFSGEIEMVLLKPIETERKTAEDLMDLLKETRLAIAEELGDSEK, from the coding sequence ATGGCGAACGAATATCTTGAAGCGGTAGAGCAAAATCAGAAACTGACTTTTCCTGTTCAGAAGTCTAACAAATCGAGCCTTGCCGGGAAAATACGGTATTGGTGGAGTTGGTTTGTAGCCTGTTCGCTTTTGCTCTTCATTGCGACGCCCGCACTGTTATTTCTTTGGATAATTAACCGCCGAATGTGGCTTTATCCGCTGGCGCAATGGGGAGCGAGAACATGGCTTCATGCGTGCGGTGCAACGGTTAAGGTGACCGGGCAGGAGAATATAGACCCGAACCGCAGCTACGTTTTTGCTTCGAATCACCGTTCGTACCTCGATACCGCAACCTTGTTTTTCTATGCCGGACAGAAGATGGGTTTAGTTGCAAAAGCTGAGCTGCTGAAAGCTCCGGTTCTCGGCCAGGGCATGGGCTTCGTGAATATCATCGCCATCGACCGCAGCAACCCCGAACGCGCTGTCGCCTCGATGAAAAAAGCTCGCGAGGTGATGGACGATGGCTATTCGTTCGGCGTCTTTGTCGAGGGAACGCGCGGAATGCCGGGCGAACTGCTGCCCTTCAAGAAAGGAGCATTTCACCTCGCACTTCAGACCGGTTCGGCGATCGTGCCCGTGGCGATAAAAAATTCTGATTGGATGATGGGTAAGCGAACGGGCGTGGCTTTCAGCGGTGAGATCGAAATGGTACTCCTCAAGCCGATCGAGACCGAGCGGAAAACCGCTGAGGACCTGATGGATCTGCTCAAGGAAACGAGGCTTGCTATCGCCGAGGAACTGGGAGATAGTGAAAAATAA
- a CDS encoding flavin reductase family protein, which translates to MLINYNEITELDRIYRLNLINAITGIKPANLIGTISADGRTNLAIFSSVVHLGSDPAIIGMILRPAGEVRRHTYENIIESGVYTINHVTPAIIERAHYTSAKFPRDISEFDACGLTEEYLDGFAAPFVQESSIKIGLKFEEEIPIERNGTSLIIGSIQVASVPDEANNDGHLDLERSNTVGISGLNSYYTVQKKAQFPYARPEELPKFE; encoded by the coding sequence ATGCTTATTAATTATAATGAGATCACCGAACTCGACCGTATCTACCGCCTAAATCTGATCAATGCGATCACCGGTATCAAACCTGCAAACCTGATCGGCACGATCTCGGCTGATGGGCGGACAAACCTTGCTATATTCAGCTCAGTCGTCCATCTCGGCAGCGATCCGGCGATCATCGGAATGATCCTTCGCCCGGCGGGTGAAGTTCGTCGCCACACGTATGAGAACATCATTGAGTCCGGCGTTTACACAATAAACCACGTTACACCGGCGATCATCGAGCGAGCTCATTACACATCGGCAAAATTTCCGCGTGATATATCAGAGTTCGACGCGTGCGGTTTGACGGAGGAGTATTTGGATGGCTTCGCAGCTCCGTTCGTTCAGGAAAGCTCTATCAAAATAGGTTTGAAGTTCGAAGAAGAGATACCGATCGAACGAAACGGAACTTCGCTAATCATCGGCAGCATTCAGGTCGCGTCGGTTCCGGACGAGGCAAATAACGACGGACACCTCGACCTCGAGAGATCTAACACGGTCGGCATCTCAGGGCTCAACAGCTACTACACGGTGCAGAAGAAAGCTCAATTTCCTTACGCGCGGCCGGAAGAACTGCCGAAATTCGAGTAA
- a CDS encoding deoxyribodipyrimidine photolyase, with translation MGRTQPEFTTDLATVLERVETVDPIRYARTRNFIDGDVTYLSPYISRGVISTKYVLKRTLARGFEPRKVEKFIQELAWREFYQRTWQVKEEMIDRDLRQPQEGVANSQIASSIVNAVTGIEAVDSAIKEFYETGYLHNHVRMYTAAIACNIGRSHWRTPARWMYYHLLDGDWASNAISWQWVAGTASSKKYFANQENINRYCHTRQTGTFLDVDYADFDSMNIPAELSETTSPVMTTYLPETKQLEIDKSIPTLIYNSYNLDPNWNADLTANRVLLLEPSHFLRYPVSSKVMDFILAVAQNVEGIQMFVGEFGDLLRNYGPADIRYKEHPLNGHYVGTEESRDWMFDVRGYFSSFFSFWKKCERQLN, from the coding sequence ATGGGAAGAACGCAGCCGGAATTTACAACTGATCTCGCAACGGTACTCGAACGGGTTGAGACGGTCGACCCGATTCGATACGCCCGTACGAGGAATTTTATCGACGGCGATGTAACTTATCTATCGCCGTACATCTCGCGTGGCGTTATATCGACGAAATACGTGTTGAAGCGAACCCTTGCTCGCGGGTTCGAGCCGCGAAAGGTCGAAAAGTTTATCCAGGAACTCGCCTGGCGTGAGTTTTACCAGCGAACGTGGCAGGTAAAAGAAGAGATGATCGACCGCGATCTGAGGCAGCCGCAGGAAGGTGTCGCGAATTCACAGATCGCCTCCTCGATAGTTAACGCAGTTACCGGGATCGAGGCGGTCGATTCGGCGATCAAGGAATTTTACGAAACGGGCTATCTACACAACCACGTCCGAATGTATACCGCGGCGATCGCCTGCAACATTGGCCGCAGCCATTGGCGTACACCCGCCCGCTGGATGTACTACCACCTGCTCGACGGAGACTGGGCGAGCAACGCGATCAGTTGGCAATGGGTCGCGGGAACGGCGAGCAGTAAGAAATACTTTGCGAATCAAGAGAACATCAACCGCTATTGTCACACGCGTCAGACCGGCACTTTTTTGGACGTTGACTATGCCGATTTTGATTCAATGAATATTCCGGCGGAACTATCGGAAACAACCTCGCCGGTTATGACTACATATCTGCCCGAAACAAAACAGCTCGAGATCGATAAGTCGATCCCGACGCTGATCTACAACAGCTACAACCTCGACCCGAATTGGAATGCAGATCTTACAGCAAACCGCGTCCTTCTACTCGAACCGTCGCATTTCCTGCGCTATCCGGTCTCGTCCAAGGTAATGGACTTCATACTGGCTGTTGCTCAAAACGTCGAGGGCATTCAGATGTTCGTCGGCGAATTCGGAGATCTATTAAGAAATTACGGGCCCGCAGACATCAGGTATAAGGAACATCCTCTGAACGGTCATTACGTTGGCACCGAGGAGAGCCGTGATTGGATGTTCGACGTGCGTGGGTATTTTTCGTCGTTTTTCTCATTCTGGAAAAAATGCGAGCGTCAGCTTAATTAA
- a CDS encoding SpoIID/LytB domain-containing protein, with the protein MAIRRWISVFALVILIVGTISADTIEFTRLASEPMIRIGLSTNSSSVSITTTDSSLVAVSPDEPSKLLATTRVTVSARAYRPPEIENYRIEFQNLPSQNDANTMAYEIREATGETALTSLDTASNTWKIWVGSVKESSIEADELKARLAEKGFDDAVVVVEKKTVVSEDAIALSQQLKAGGPSEVRSLIKPTGSTQPNVTGTVAANLREVIVNGPSEPARYSSLKSIAFGSVNERSNPVRLNGKAYRGKIEVFVNARGSLTVVNVVPLEDYLLGVVPAELGLPQLEAQKAQAVAARTYAIANIGGYGKQGFDMVPTIWSQVYKGVSIETKMGTQAVQATRGMVATYQGKPIMAYFTSTCGGRTEDGENIFDKSEPYLKGVECSLEGRRHFEPFFVKTSRIPAKLRDEGNLELVRLMSVLASNGFQLSTTQMTDDWFEDVPTESEMSNWLNNLAGRFGKTYPNVDKNTAKPTELARIISSFIYAPGYADTMLTDSDINYQLSFDDAAEIPKERRADFALLLRDGYFAIHPDLTLKPNRPFSRARMLRLIRQIYEKKKWMTETLTATTKASIDGKLVLRTGKTEKQLVIRPDVFLFREFGATMYPVKEAALVGGETVNYQLDALGAVKYLEIKPTDTPTTAENLSPFVLWNKSLGAGDVQSRLSRYVRGIGTLYDLNVKKVGYSRRAVELEIVGSNGTKILKGGKIRSALRLNEQLFVINKRYSGSTVASYTFTGRGWGHGVGMCQYGAFGLAKMGVKYDEIIKHYYTGVDVTKMY; encoded by the coding sequence ATGGCAATTCGACGTTGGATCTCGGTATTTGCTCTCGTTATCTTGATCGTCGGTACGATCTCGGCGGACACTATTGAATTCACGAGGCTTGCTTCTGAGCCGATGATCAGGATCGGGCTCTCGACGAACTCGAGCTCTGTATCGATCACCACAACCGATTCATCGCTGGTTGCGGTGAGCCCGGACGAGCCGTCCAAATTGCTGGCGACCACCCGGGTGACGGTTTCGGCGAGGGCTTATCGGCCGCCCGAGATCGAGAATTACCGCATTGAATTTCAGAACCTGCCGTCACAAAATGATGCGAACACGATGGCTTACGAGATCCGGGAGGCCACCGGCGAAACGGCACTAACGAGCCTCGACACTGCATCGAACACCTGGAAGATCTGGGTCGGTTCAGTCAAGGAATCTAGTATTGAAGCGGACGAACTAAAGGCAAGACTTGCGGAAAAGGGGTTTGATGATGCTGTCGTGGTCGTTGAGAAAAAGACGGTTGTTTCTGAAGACGCCATCGCTTTGTCGCAGCAGCTCAAGGCCGGCGGCCCATCAGAGGTTCGCAGCCTGATCAAACCAACGGGTTCGACGCAACCCAATGTGACGGGAACGGTCGCCGCCAACCTGCGTGAGGTTATTGTCAACGGCCCGAGCGAGCCTGCCAGATATTCATCGTTAAAATCGATCGCCTTTGGGTCCGTCAACGAGCGGTCAAATCCCGTTCGCCTCAATGGAAAAGCCTACCGCGGCAAGATCGAGGTCTTTGTTAACGCTCGCGGCTCACTCACCGTCGTCAATGTAGTTCCGCTCGAAGATTACCTGCTTGGCGTTGTTCCGGCGGAACTCGGCTTGCCTCAGCTCGAGGCTCAAAAGGCGCAGGCCGTCGCCGCTCGAACCTATGCGATCGCGAATATCGGCGGATACGGGAAACAGGGTTTCGACATGGTGCCGACGATCTGGTCGCAGGTTTATAAGGGCGTTTCGATCGAGACGAAAATGGGAACCCAGGCGGTTCAAGCAACCCGGGGAATGGTTGCAACGTACCAAGGCAAGCCGATCATGGCATATTTCACGTCGACCTGCGGCGGACGAACCGAGGACGGCGAAAATATCTTTGACAAGAGCGAGCCGTACCTGAAAGGCGTCGAATGCTCGCTCGAAGGCCGTCGCCATTTCGAGCCGTTCTTTGTAAAGACCTCACGAATTCCTGCCAAACTCCGCGACGAGGGAAATCTCGAGCTCGTCCGGCTGATGTCCGTGCTTGCTTCGAACGGCTTTCAACTTTCGACGACGCAGATGACGGATGATTGGTTTGAGGACGTTCCGACTGAAAGCGAAATGTCGAACTGGCTAAATAATCTCGCAGGCCGCTTCGGCAAAACCTATCCGAACGTCGATAAAAACACGGCTAAGCCGACCGAACTCGCCCGCATCATTTCCAGCTTCATCTACGCGCCGGGTTACGCGGACACGATGCTGACCGATTCTGACATTAACTATCAGCTTTCCTTCGATGATGCCGCAGAGATCCCAAAGGAAAGGCGTGCTGACTTTGCTCTGCTGCTCCGCGACGGATATTTCGCGATCCATCCCGACCTGACGCTAAAGCCGAACCGGCCATTCTCAAGAGCCAGGATGCTGCGCCTGATCCGCCAGATCTACGAAAAGAAAAAGTGGATGACCGAGACTTTGACCGCAACTACGAAAGCTTCGATCGATGGCAAACTCGTATTGAGAACCGGAAAGACAGAAAAGCAGCTCGTGATACGGCCCGACGTGTTTCTGTTCCGTGAATTCGGAGCGACGATGTATCCGGTCAAGGAAGCTGCCCTCGTTGGCGGGGAGACGGTCAATTATCAGCTCGATGCCCTCGGCGCGGTCAAATATCTTGAGATCAAACCGACCGATACGCCAACCACGGCTGAAAACCTGTCGCCCTTCGTCCTTTGGAACAAATCTCTCGGGGCCGGCGATGTACAGTCGCGGCTCTCACGCTATGTTCGCGGCATCGGCACGCTCTATGATCTGAATGTTAAGAAAGTTGGATATTCGCGACGGGCAGTAGAGCTTGAGATAGTTGGCTCCAACGGTACCAAGATCCTCAAGGGCGGCAAGATCCGTTCGGCCTTGCGTCTCAACGAACAGCTTTTTGTCATCAATAAACGCTACAGCGGGTCGACGGTTGCCAGCTATACCTTTACGGGCCGCGGTTGGGGCCACGGCGTCGGGATGTGCCAGTACGGAGCGTTCGGCCTCGCTAAAATGGGCGTGAAATATGACGAGATCATCAAACATTATTACACTGGCGTCGATGTGACGAAGATGTACTAA
- a CDS encoding diguanylate cyclase, with product MNLQRKLLIGFCLIVGLAASFRVLGQYRFDSWTTDNGLPQNGVRQVTQTPDGYLWFTTFDGLVRFDGLRFTTFNKGNTKGIANNRFTGIYADKDGTIYATTMEDGILTIYRNGVFTTLSSDQVPGHYIGKIEAEPDGQLRFLSEDEDRTGRSWYHLNDGKFEFVEKQIPYEADQIVNGKFGIRWTVTRNGVFEEREGQSNFIPIDFTDLKFRPNIFEDRDGSLWLGENSVHRITNGVLKTFSDKDGLPSNSIYHSFWQEADGSVWLSSGGASSTGVGLVQFNGDALSIWGTSYGLKSTSIVDLFNDREGTTWLATDKGLIRRRKQVIQGYSTADGIDHSEIYPMLRDHEDNIWIGSTKGLSIYRNGKFEALDIRPVDTTVPENKQWHTGRMSVQSLYEDANGKMWVGLNGGGIFVVSNGKAESIFDGSHVFAIKNDSQGNVWAATNKGLIQFRDYRQVARYNTSDGLPNEFMTFIHEDAKGVLWFGGYGGLSRFENGQFTNYTKREGLAGNYVRTIYEDKAGTFWIGTYDEGMSRFKDGEFVNYKESNGLYSSGVFAIEEDGAGYFWISSNRGIYRVKKQELNDLADGHITNINSVGYGKEDGMLSNECNGGRQPASLRDKDGKIWFPTQEGVSIVDPAAETPNPQPPNVVVEDVLSERRSIGFLGGASIEPGHQDLEIRYTGISTIKPEQIKFQYKMEGHDEEWIEAGTRRVANYSYLPPGNYSFRVRASNSDGVWSEHDATVKLDLWPYFYQTWAFIFLCVLIAALGLLLIWKISVHQLEARERKLTRLVAERTAELAQANENLQNLANSDGLTKIGNRRRFEAFLADEWHRAVRFKTEISLIMIDIDHFKLYNDTYGHHAGDDCLQRVAEAFAGTIHRPTDLVARFGGEEFAMVLGGTDAAGALQIAEEAVESIRQMQIRHSESLTSEFLTVSAGIATVFANFDMTEADLIKLADAALYQAKREGRDRIFVYDQVTRGSLNADILARDILIAS from the coding sequence ATGAATCTCCAACGAAAGTTATTGATCGGTTTTTGCCTAATAGTTGGCCTGGCTGCGTCATTCCGCGTTCTCGGCCAATATCGTTTCGATTCCTGGACGACCGATAACGGCCTGCCGCAAAATGGCGTTCGCCAGGTAACGCAGACGCCGGATGGTTACCTCTGGTTTACCACGTTCGACGGGCTCGTTAGGTTTGACGGCTTACGGTTCACGACATTCAATAAGGGAAATACAAAAGGCATCGCAAACAACCGTTTTACGGGCATTTATGCCGACAAGGACGGTACCATCTACGCCACGACGATGGAGGACGGCATTTTGACGATCTATCGAAATGGCGTTTTTACAACGCTTTCGTCAGATCAGGTTCCGGGCCACTATATCGGAAAGATCGAGGCGGAGCCCGACGGCCAACTGCGCTTTCTGAGCGAAGACGAGGACCGTACGGGCCGCAGTTGGTATCACCTAAACGATGGCAAATTTGAGTTTGTCGAGAAACAGATACCGTACGAAGCCGATCAGATCGTTAACGGTAAGTTCGGTATCCGCTGGACCGTTACGCGCAACGGTGTTTTTGAGGAGCGTGAAGGCCAGAGTAATTTCATCCCGATCGATTTCACGGATCTCAAATTCCGTCCTAACATCTTTGAGGACCGCGACGGGTCGCTTTGGCTGGGTGAAAATTCGGTCCACCGCATCACGAACGGCGTTCTTAAGACCTTTAGTGACAAGGACGGACTTCCATCAAACTCGATCTATCATTCATTCTGGCAGGAAGCGGACGGCAGCGTCTGGCTTTCGAGCGGCGGCGCGTCCAGCACCGGTGTCGGGTTGGTCCAGTTCAATGGCGACGCTCTGAGTATATGGGGCACTAGCTACGGTTTGAAGAGTACGTCGATCGTGGACCTGTTCAACGACCGCGAGGGCACGACGTGGCTCGCCACGGACAAAGGATTGATCCGCCGACGAAAACAGGTCATTCAGGGTTACAGTACGGCCGATGGGATCGATCATTCCGAGATCTATCCCATGCTTCGTGACCACGAGGACAATATCTGGATCGGCTCGACAAAAGGCCTGAGCATCTATCGCAACGGAAAGTTCGAGGCTCTTGATATCAGGCCCGTCGATACGACGGTTCCAGAGAACAAGCAGTGGCACACCGGGCGTATGTCGGTGCAGTCATTATATGAGGACGCGAACGGCAAGATGTGGGTCGGCCTGAACGGCGGCGGCATTTTTGTCGTCTCAAACGGCAAAGCGGAATCTATTTTCGACGGCTCGCACGTTTTCGCGATCAAAAATGACAGCCAGGGCAATGTCTGGGCCGCAACGAATAAGGGCTTGATCCAGTTTCGCGACTATCGCCAGGTCGCAAGATACAACACATCAGACGGTTTGCCCAACGAGTTCATGACCTTTATCCACGAGGACGCAAAAGGTGTTCTGTGGTTTGGCGGCTACGGCGGCCTAAGCAGGTTCGAGAACGGACAGTTCACCAACTATACAAAAAGAGAAGGCCTCGCCGGCAACTACGTGCGCACGATCTATGAGGACAAGGCCGGTACGTTCTGGATCGGTACTTACGACGAAGGCATGAGCCGGTTCAAGGACGGCGAGTTCGTGAATTACAAGGAATCGAACGGCCTCTATAGCAGCGGTGTATTTGCGATCGAGGAGGATGGAGCCGGGTACTTCTGGATCAGCTCAAATCGGGGCATCTATCGCGTTAAAAAACAGGAGCTCAACGACCTTGCCGATGGCCACATCACAAACATTAACAGCGTGGGCTATGGAAAAGAGGACGGAATGCTCTCGAACGAATGTAACGGCGGCCGTCAGCCGGCAAGTTTGAGAGACAAGGACGGAAAGATATGGTTCCCGACGCAAGAGGGAGTTTCGATAGTAGATCCGGCCGCCGAAACGCCAAATCCCCAGCCGCCGAATGTCGTGGTCGAAGACGTCTTGTCTGAGCGGCGATCCATCGGATTTCTGGGCGGTGCTTCTATAGAGCCGGGCCATCAGGACCTTGAGATCCGCTACACGGGTATCAGTACGATCAAGCCGGAACAGATAAAATTCCAATATAAAATGGAAGGCCACGACGAAGAATGGATCGAAGCCGGAACGCGTCGAGTTGCAAACTACTCGTATCTGCCGCCCGGAAATTACTCGTTCCGCGTTAGGGCGTCCAATAGCGACGGCGTGTGGAGCGAGCATGATGCGACCGTAAAACTGGACCTCTGGCCCTATTTTTACCAGACCTGGGCCTTTATTTTCCTTTGTGTTTTGATCGCGGCACTCGGACTTCTGCTTATCTGGAAGATCAGCGTTCACCAACTCGAAGCCCGTGAGCGAAAGCTCACACGGCTCGTCGCCGAGCGCACCGCCGAACTCGCCCAGGCAAACGAGAATCTACAAAATCTCGCCAATTCCGACGGCCTTACCAAGATCGGTAACCGTCGAAGATTTGAAGCATTTCTGGCTGACGAATGGCACCGGGCTGTGCGTTTTAAGACAGAGATATCGCTCATCATGATCGATATCGATCATTTCAAGCTTTACAACGACACGTACGGCCACCACGCCGGCGATGATTGTTTGCAGCGAGTTGCCGAGGCGTTTGCCGGAACTATTCACCGTCCGACCGACCTCGTGGCAAGATTTGGCGGCGAAGAATTTGCCATGGTCCTCGGCGGAACCGATGCCGCCGGTGCTCTGCAGATCGCCGAAGAGGCGGTCGAAAGTATCCGTCAAATGCAGATTCGTCACAGCGAATCTCTGACCAGCGAATTCCTGACCGTAAGCGCCGGGATAGCTACTGTTTTTGCTAATTTTGATATGACCGAGGCAGACCTTATCAAACTAGCCGATGCCGCCCTATATCAGGCAAAACGCGAAGGCCGCGATCGCATTTTCGTTTATGATCAGGTGACACGCGGTTCGCTAAACGCTGACATTCTGGCACGCGATATATTGATCGCCAGCTAA